A genomic segment from Segniliparus rotundus DSM 44985 encodes:
- a CDS encoding CD225/dispanin family protein, with amino-acid sequence MTDPSDPCQQPGHGQYPQYGQQPGYGHQPAYGQYPQYGQYPVPGQIVRIPDKHIGWVVAAFLLFLPTGIFALLESNKVDECWRRGDVAAAQRASENTKKIGQWTLYVSLAFYALSCVIACVVPLLFGVSLCGLGAVGAGSAGS; translated from the coding sequence GTGACCGATCCGTCTGACCCGTGCCAGCAGCCTGGACATGGCCAATACCCGCAGTACGGGCAGCAGCCTGGTTACGGGCACCAGCCTGCTTACGGACAGTATCCGCAGTACGGGCAGTATCCGGTTCCTGGCCAGATCGTGCGCATACCGGACAAGCACATCGGTTGGGTCGTCGCCGCGTTCCTGCTGTTCCTCCCGACCGGCATTTTCGCCCTTCTGGAGTCGAACAAGGTCGATGAGTGTTGGCGGCGCGGCGATGTCGCGGCGGCACAGCGCGCTTCGGAGAACACCAAGAAGATCGGTCAGTGGACCTTGTACGTCTCGCTGGCGTTCTACGCGCTCAGTTGCGTCATCGCGTGCGTGGTCCCCTTGCTGTTCGGCGTGAGCCTGTGCGGTCTCGGCGCAGTCGGGGCGGGATCGGCGGGCTCCTAG
- a CDS encoding CD225/dispanin family protein, translating into MTYPPNQPFPGSDPNQQPGSPYGSPYAPPPAGGSPYAPPPSASPYGPPPGNPYGPLSGGAPFGAGGPPPDNKGWAIAAIFLFWPLCFAAFSASGKVVPLWQQGDFAGAQRASEEAKKWGKISLWVCIGLNSLTLICCCVLLATGAVGGSAGAL; encoded by the coding sequence GTGACGTACCCACCGAATCAGCCATTCCCGGGCTCTGACCCGAACCAGCAGCCGGGTTCGCCCTACGGCTCCCCGTACGCCCCGCCGCCCGCTGGTGGCTCCCCGTACGCTCCGCCGCCGAGCGCTTCCCCGTACGGCCCGCCGCCCGGCAATCCGTACGGCCCGCTTTCGGGGGGCGCCCCCTTCGGGGCCGGTGGTCCACCGCCGGACAACAAAGGCTGGGCCATCGCCGCGATTTTCCTGTTCTGGCCGTTGTGCTTCGCCGCTTTCAGCGCCTCTGGGAAAGTTGTGCCCTTGTGGCAGCAAGGCGATTTCGCCGGTGCGCAGCGAGCTTCCGAAGAAGCGAAGAAGTGGGGCAAAATCTCCCTGTGGGTGTGCATCGGATTGAACTCGCTGACGCTGATTTGCTGCTGCGTCCTCTTGGCCACGGGGGCTGTCGGGGGTTCCGCAGGTGCTCTTTAG
- the nusA gene encoding transcription termination factor NusA, with product MHIDVQTLRAIEAEKGLSSEKIIDAIASALLTAYKHTDGHQSDARVDIDRKHGAVRVLVAERDEDGNLLGEYDDTPDDFGRIATMTARQVILQRLRDAEGDQGFADLPVKEGDIVAGVVQRDARANERGLQIVRMGSELKSYEGVLPVAEQVPGESLVHGDRVKCYVVSVKPGRRGPQITLSRTHPNLVRKLFALEVPEIGDGAVQIVAVAREAGHRSKIAVKSTVPGLNAKGACIGQNGQRVRNVMSELAGEKIDLIDFDEDPATFVGNALSPARALLTRVLDPVVKAVRVVVPDSQLSLAIGKEGQNARLAARLTGWRIDIRSEQDPEVARKAAADRSVS from the coding sequence ATGCATATTGATGTTCAGACCCTGCGTGCGATTGAGGCTGAGAAAGGCCTTTCGAGCGAAAAGATCATCGATGCGATAGCGTCGGCTTTGCTCACCGCATACAAACACACCGACGGGCACCAGTCCGACGCCCGCGTCGACATCGACCGCAAGCACGGAGCGGTCCGAGTCCTTGTGGCAGAGCGTGACGAGGACGGCAACCTTCTCGGCGAATACGACGACACCCCGGACGACTTCGGCCGCATCGCCACCATGACAGCGCGGCAGGTCATCCTCCAGCGGCTGCGCGACGCGGAGGGCGATCAGGGCTTTGCCGACCTCCCCGTCAAGGAGGGCGACATCGTCGCGGGCGTGGTGCAGCGCGACGCCAGGGCGAATGAGCGTGGCCTGCAGATCGTGCGGATGGGTTCCGAGCTGAAAAGCTACGAGGGCGTCCTCCCCGTGGCGGAGCAGGTGCCGGGGGAGTCGCTCGTGCACGGAGACAGGGTCAAGTGCTATGTCGTCAGCGTCAAACCGGGCAGGCGCGGGCCGCAGATCACGCTTTCGCGGACCCACCCGAACCTGGTCCGCAAACTTTTCGCCCTCGAAGTGCCGGAGATCGGCGATGGGGCTGTGCAGATCGTGGCTGTGGCCAGGGAGGCCGGGCACCGCTCGAAGATCGCGGTGAAGTCCACCGTGCCCGGCTTGAACGCCAAGGGCGCGTGCATCGGGCAGAACGGCCAACGCGTGCGCAACGTGATGAGCGAGCTAGCCGGCGAGAAAATCGACCTCATCGACTTCGACGAGGACCCCGCGACTTTTGTCGGCAATGCGCTCTCGCCCGCGAGGGCGCTCCTCACGCGTGTGCTCGACCCGGTCGTGAAGGCGGTTCGAGTGGTCGTTCCGGACTCCCAGCTCTCCCTCGCGATCGGCAAGGAGGGCCAGAACGCCCGGCTGGCCGCGCGGCTCACTGGATGGCGGATCGACATCCGCAGCGAGCAGGACCCGGAAGTCGCGAGAAAGGCCGCAGCGGACCGCAGCGTTTCGTGA
- the infB gene encoding translation initiation factor IF-2, with amino-acid sequence MAGKTRVHELAKELGVSSKDLLARLKDQGEFVKSASSTIEPPVARRLRDHFAASAGADGRKAPAAKQAAPAAGEQPNPQPKETAVKSEAAPRPGPRPQQPATPAAPAAAAGQQPQDAAVAPRPQAPTPRPPRIGNNPFSSTPPPAAAPAPQPGRGATPGPRPGAPSPSSVPGVPRPMGPRPGPSGSRPPVPGMPRPAASSGGPRPAGRGPSPGSMPPRGPRPGPGPRPGGPGGRGPGGAQTGAPGRGGPGGPGGPSGPGGPGRPGGPGGRGRGGGTAGAFGRAGGPVKRGRKSKRQKRQEYDSMQAPVVDGVRLPRGNGEVIRLARGASLSDFAEKIDANPASLVQALFNLGEMVTATQSVGDETLQLLGEELNFKVHVVSPEDEDRELLDSFDLTYGDDDDEEEDLVVRPPVVTVMGHVDHGKTRLLDTIRQANVRGGEHGGITQHIGAYQVTTSLDGEERIVTFIDTPGHEAFTAMRARGAKVTDIAVLVVAADDGVMPQTVEAINHAKSADVPIVVAVNKIDKEGADPAKVRGQLTEFGLVAEEYGGDTMFVDISARNGTNIDRLLEAILLTADAALDLRANPDREAQGVSIEAHLDRGRGPVATVLIQRGTLRVGDSVVAGDAYGRVRKMVDEHGDDVPEALPSRPVQVIGFTSVPRAGDSLLVVDEDRIARQIADRRAAMRRNELAAKGRRRISLEDLDSMLKETSQLNLILKGDNSGTVEALEEALIGIDVGEEVELRVIDRGVGGVTETNVNLAAASNAIIIGFNVRAEGKATELASREGVEVRYYTVIYQAIDEITKALTGMLKPIYEEVSLGSAEVRALFKSSKAGLIAGCMVTSGVVRRNAKARLVRDSSVIVEELTISSLRREKDDATEVREGYECGLTLTYGDFKVGDVIEAYELQEKPRA; translated from the coding sequence GTGGCAGGCAAGACTCGAGTGCACGAGTTGGCCAAAGAACTAGGAGTCAGCAGCAAGGATCTTCTTGCGAGGCTCAAAGACCAGGGGGAGTTCGTCAAGTCGGCTTCGTCGACGATCGAGCCGCCGGTCGCGCGGCGGCTGAGGGATCATTTCGCCGCCTCTGCTGGCGCGGACGGGCGCAAGGCCCCCGCGGCGAAGCAGGCGGCTCCGGCCGCGGGCGAACAGCCGAACCCGCAGCCCAAAGAAACGGCCGTGAAATCAGAGGCCGCGCCTCGCCCCGGCCCACGTCCGCAGCAGCCCGCGACCCCCGCCGCGCCAGCGGCGGCAGCCGGGCAGCAACCTCAGGACGCCGCTGTTGCGCCGCGTCCTCAGGCCCCCACGCCGCGTCCGCCCCGGATCGGCAACAACCCGTTCTCTTCCACTCCGCCTCCTGCGGCCGCTCCTGCGCCGCAGCCGGGCAGGGGGGCCACGCCAGGCCCTCGTCCCGGAGCCCCCTCTCCGTCGTCCGTGCCCGGCGTGCCTCGTCCAATGGGGCCCCGACCTGGGCCTTCCGGCTCGCGTCCGCCTGTTCCAGGGATGCCGAGGCCCGCTGCTTCTTCTGGTGGACCCCGTCCCGCAGGGCGTGGCCCGAGCCCCGGCTCGATGCCTCCCCGAGGTCCTCGCCCAGGTCCAGGACCACGTCCGGGCGGTCCCGGCGGGCGTGGCCCCGGTGGGGCTCAGACGGGAGCTCCGGGCCGTGGCGGTCCGGGCGGTCCGGGCGGTCCCTCAGGCCCCGGCGGTCCCGGTCGTCCGGGCGGTCCTGGCGGCCGCGGCCGCGGCGGCGGAACCGCGGGCGCGTTCGGCCGAGCGGGCGGCCCGGTCAAGCGTGGCCGCAAATCGAAACGGCAAAAGCGCCAGGAATACGACAGCATGCAGGCTCCCGTTGTCGATGGCGTGCGGCTGCCAAGAGGCAACGGCGAAGTCATCCGTCTCGCCAGGGGCGCTTCGCTCTCCGACTTCGCGGAGAAGATCGACGCGAACCCGGCTTCGTTGGTCCAAGCTTTGTTCAACCTCGGCGAAATGGTCACGGCCACACAGTCGGTCGGCGACGAGACCCTGCAGCTGCTCGGTGAGGAGCTGAACTTCAAGGTCCACGTCGTCAGCCCGGAGGACGAGGACCGCGAGCTGCTCGACTCCTTCGACCTCACCTACGGCGATGACGACGACGAAGAGGAAGACCTGGTGGTCCGGCCTCCGGTCGTCACGGTCATGGGCCACGTCGACCACGGCAAGACCCGTCTTTTGGACACGATCCGCCAGGCGAACGTCCGCGGCGGCGAGCATGGCGGCATCACCCAGCACATCGGCGCGTACCAGGTGACGACGTCGTTGGACGGCGAAGAGCGGATCGTCACCTTCATCGACACCCCCGGTCACGAGGCCTTCACCGCTATGCGTGCCCGCGGCGCGAAAGTCACGGACATCGCGGTCCTGGTCGTCGCCGCCGACGACGGCGTCATGCCGCAGACCGTCGAGGCGATCAACCACGCGAAGTCGGCGGATGTGCCCATCGTGGTGGCGGTCAACAAGATCGACAAAGAGGGAGCCGACCCGGCGAAGGTCCGGGGCCAGCTCACCGAGTTCGGCTTGGTCGCTGAGGAGTACGGCGGCGACACCATGTTCGTCGACATCTCCGCTCGCAACGGCACGAACATCGACCGGCTGCTCGAGGCGATCCTTCTGACCGCGGACGCGGCACTGGACCTGCGGGCAAACCCGGACCGTGAGGCGCAGGGCGTGTCCATCGAAGCGCACCTCGACCGCGGCCGCGGCCCGGTGGCGACCGTGCTCATCCAACGCGGCACGCTGCGGGTCGGCGACTCCGTCGTCGCCGGTGACGCCTATGGCCGCGTGCGCAAGATGGTGGACGAGCATGGGGACGACGTGCCCGAGGCGCTGCCGTCCCGTCCCGTGCAGGTCATCGGCTTCACCTCGGTGCCCAGGGCGGGCGACAGCCTCCTCGTGGTCGACGAGGACCGCATCGCCCGGCAGATCGCCGACCGCCGCGCAGCCATGCGGCGCAACGAGCTCGCGGCGAAGGGCCGTCGTCGGATCAGCCTCGAAGACCTCGACTCGATGCTCAAAGAGACCAGCCAGCTCAACCTCATCCTCAAGGGCGACAACTCCGGCACCGTGGAGGCGCTTGAAGAAGCGCTCATCGGGATCGACGTCGGCGAAGAGGTCGAGCTTCGGGTCATCGACCGAGGCGTCGGCGGGGTCACCGAGACCAACGTCAACCTTGCCGCCGCGTCGAACGCGATCATCATCGGGTTCAACGTGCGCGCCGAGGGCAAGGCCACCGAGCTCGCGAGCCGAGAAGGCGTGGAGGTCCGGTACTACACCGTCATCTACCAGGCCATCGACGAGATCACCAAGGCGCTCACCGGCATGCTCAAGCCGATCTACGAAGAGGTCTCGCTCGGTTCCGCCGAAGTCCGGGCGCTGTTCAAATCGTCGAAGGCCGGCCTCATCGCGGGTTGCATGGTCACCTCGGGCGTGGTGCGCCGCAATGCGAAAGCGCGCCTGGTGCGGGACTCCTCCGTCATCGTCGAAGAGCTCACGATCTCCTCGCTGCGACGGGAGAAAGACGACGCGACCGAAGTCCGCGAGGGCTACGAATGCGGTCTGACCCTCACGTACGGCGACTTCAAGGTGGGCGATGTCATCGAAGCGTACGAACTTCAGGAGAAGCCGCGTGCCTGA
- a CDS encoding NAD(P) transhydrogenase subunit alpha, protein MNTQHLLDSIAVLVLAGFVGFSVISKVPNTLHTPLMSGTNAIHGIVVLGALVVLGDLKDDTPVGVWVIAFLALVFGTLNVVGGFVVTDRMLGMFKGKSKTPSKEA, encoded by the coding sequence TTGAACACGCAACATTTGCTGGACAGCATTGCGGTGCTGGTCCTCGCTGGCTTTGTTGGCTTCTCCGTCATTTCGAAGGTGCCCAACACCCTGCACACCCCGCTCATGTCCGGCACCAACGCCATCCACGGCATTGTGGTGCTCGGCGCGCTGGTCGTCCTGGGCGACCTGAAGGACGACACGCCTGTCGGGGTGTGGGTGATCGCTTTCCTCGCCTTGGTCTTCGGCACGCTCAACGTGGTCGGCGGCTTCGTGGTCACCGACCGAATGCTGGGCATGTTCAAAGGCAAGTCCAAGACCCCTTCGAAGGAGGCCTGA
- a CDS encoding lipase family protein, with the protein MSSKRSEKTLRAAPAAALILAGALLSGCSNEHARSALTPGALVQDAPFQLAGASAALGAKADARFIRFGSTSAARDETVEVSARVLIPHAAPPPGGYPLVSYGHGAVGFDPACGPTATKDLGPDDAPRVGALLDSGYVVAVPDYQGLGAGAEHQGSGGHPFREPKTLGHNMIDAAHAAKALLDKLGIAASGAWAAYGESQGGEAAWAAGDLAASAGGAGLRLVGVAAEKPPTDFTWLVDGAAAGVLSQGEQISYLRLLRGLQVVRPELALDQYVRGPLADKANQDVLFRCFAQSGDEVVAIARRLRPNDTALSPQQARQLTAWLADWRLPLPETAPSGAEPAPVPFFVAASAQDEVVPISSVRRAASEEEARRSAPMRLVVQDGGLHHEFDDSAEAIAWIGDRFAGRR; encoded by the coding sequence ATGAGCTCAAAGCGCTCTGAAAAAACTCTGCGCGCGGCGCCCGCGGCGGCACTGATCCTGGCGGGAGCGCTGCTTTCCGGCTGCTCGAATGAGCACGCCCGGTCCGCGCTCACGCCGGGCGCGCTGGTCCAGGACGCTCCGTTCCAGCTCGCCGGGGCCAGCGCGGCGCTCGGAGCCAAGGCGGACGCCCGGTTCATCAGGTTCGGCTCCACATCCGCGGCGCGCGACGAAACTGTCGAAGTGAGCGCGAGGGTGCTCATCCCGCACGCCGCCCCGCCGCCCGGGGGCTACCCGCTTGTCTCCTACGGGCACGGCGCGGTCGGTTTCGACCCAGCTTGCGGGCCGACGGCCACGAAGGACCTCGGCCCGGACGACGCGCCTCGTGTCGGCGCGCTGCTCGACTCCGGCTACGTCGTCGCCGTCCCCGACTATCAAGGCCTTGGCGCGGGCGCAGAGCACCAGGGAAGCGGCGGCCATCCGTTCCGTGAGCCGAAGACTCTCGGCCACAACATGATCGACGCGGCCCACGCCGCCAAAGCGCTCCTGGACAAGCTCGGCATTGCCGCCTCGGGCGCATGGGCCGCCTACGGCGAGTCGCAGGGCGGGGAGGCGGCCTGGGCGGCGGGCGACCTGGCCGCCAGCGCTGGCGGTGCGGGGCTGCGTTTGGTCGGCGTGGCAGCGGAGAAGCCGCCGACTGATTTCACCTGGCTCGTGGACGGAGCAGCCGCAGGCGTTCTGAGCCAGGGCGAGCAGATCTCGTATCTGCGTTTGCTGCGCGGGCTCCAGGTGGTGCGTCCGGAGCTCGCGCTCGACCAATACGTGCGCGGCCCGCTGGCGGACAAGGCGAACCAGGACGTGCTCTTTCGGTGCTTCGCCCAGAGCGGCGACGAAGTCGTCGCGATCGCCCGCCGGCTGCGGCCGAACGACACGGCGCTGTCCCCGCAGCAGGCGCGACAACTCACAGCATGGCTGGCCGATTGGCGGCTGCCTCTGCCCGAGACGGCCCCGTCTGGGGCGGAGCCCGCGCCAGTCCCGTTTTTCGTCGCTGCTTCGGCGCAGGACGAGGTTGTGCCGATCAGCTCCGTCCGCCGAGCTGCCTCCGAAGAGGAGGCGCGACGGTCGGCTCCAATGCGCTTGGTCGTCCAAGACGGCGGATTGCATCACGAGTTCGACGACTCCGCCGAGGCCATCGCATGGATCGGGGACAGGTTCGCCGGACGGCGCTGA
- a CDS encoding DUF4439 domain-containing protein, whose product MTGLPRADAAALADALAAEHAAVYAYGVVQAWVRHQATAQLAADIITEHRAHRDAAESRLARAGAAVPTAAPAYTLPITVTDGPAAARLAAQIEHETAQAWRALVERATLPEVREEGVRHLGDCAVRLAQWRENLDLRPVASPFPGEG is encoded by the coding sequence ATGACCGGGCTGCCTCGCGCGGACGCCGCCGCGCTGGCTGACGCGTTGGCGGCGGAGCACGCAGCCGTGTACGCGTACGGCGTGGTGCAAGCCTGGGTGCGCCACCAGGCAACCGCCCAGCTCGCCGCAGACATCATCACCGAACACCGAGCGCATCGGGACGCGGCAGAGTCACGGCTCGCGCGCGCGGGCGCGGCCGTCCCGACCGCCGCCCCCGCCTACACCCTGCCGATCACGGTGACTGACGGGCCTGCAGCCGCGCGGCTCGCAGCGCAGATCGAGCATGAGACCGCGCAGGCGTGGCGCGCGCTCGTCGAGCGCGCCACGCTGCCAGAGGTCCGAGAAGAAGGCGTGCGGCACCTGGGAGACTGCGCAGTGCGCCTCGCGCAATGGCGGGAGAACTTGGATCTGCGCCCCGTCGCCAGCCCGTTCCCCGGGGAAGGCTAG
- a CDS encoding HIT family protein, producing MPANTSAENCVFCAIVAGVSPAYRVYEDDDIVAFLDIRPVSRGHTLVIPKPHSLYLEDLDPGNGAKVFQAAQRIARGIRRSDLGAAGVHLVVNDGRAAMQTVFHTHLHVIPRRKGDKLSLSFLFGALWRKLADPERTAEAIREGLRRLG from the coding sequence ATGCCCGCGAACACGTCGGCCGAGAACTGCGTGTTCTGCGCGATTGTGGCCGGAGTCAGCCCGGCGTACCGGGTCTACGAGGACGACGACATCGTGGCGTTCCTCGACATCCGCCCGGTGAGCCGGGGCCACACGTTAGTGATCCCGAAGCCGCACAGCCTCTACCTGGAGGATCTGGACCCAGGCAACGGGGCGAAGGTCTTCCAAGCAGCTCAGCGTATCGCCCGAGGCATCCGGCGCAGCGATCTCGGGGCCGCTGGCGTGCATCTGGTCGTCAACGACGGCAGAGCCGCCATGCAGACCGTCTTCCACACGCACCTGCATGTGATCCCCCGTCGCAAAGGCGACAAGCTCAGTCTGTCCTTCCTCTTCGGCGCGCTCTGGCGAAAACTCGCCGACCCCGAACGAACTGCCGAAGCGATCCGCGAAGGCCTGCGCAGACTGGGCTGA
- a CDS encoding ribosome-binding factor A: MADPARARRLAKRVRTLIANAVEHEIPDPRLELVTFTDAKMTADLREVTLFYTVRGASIADEPDVAGAAEAFVEFAGRLRGLVGAQLGVKFTPSLKFTLDKVPDSVAQMEELVRKSREADEAARKVAAQARPAGDANPYKDLGEV, encoded by the coding sequence ATGGCTGACCCAGCGCGAGCCCGACGGCTCGCGAAACGGGTCCGGACCTTGATCGCGAACGCGGTCGAGCATGAGATTCCGGACCCCAGGTTGGAACTGGTCACTTTCACCGACGCGAAGATGACTGCCGATTTGCGAGAAGTCACCCTGTTCTACACGGTTCGGGGCGCGAGCATCGCCGACGAGCCGGATGTGGCAGGCGCCGCCGAGGCGTTCGTCGAGTTCGCCGGCAGGCTCCGAGGCCTTGTCGGCGCCCAGCTCGGGGTGAAATTCACCCCGAGCTTGAAGTTCACGTTGGACAAGGTGCCCGACTCGGTCGCGCAGATGGAGGAACTGGTCCGCAAGTCCCGCGAGGCGGACGAGGCGGCCCGCAAGGTCGCCGCGCAAGCCCGTCCCGCCGGGGACGCGAACCCGTACAAGGACTTGGGCGAGGTCTGA
- a CDS encoding NAD(P)(+) transhydrogenase (Re/Si-specific) subunit beta, with the protein MGLTGPKTAVRGNYIAAVGMVLAVVATLVKIYPTATKLAWVVIAAGAVVGVAGGVPSALKTKMTAMPQLVAFFNGMGGGTVALIAWSEFITSEGFSDSGSGAAQIGGSLFGAIIGSVSFWGSIIAYAKLQEILSGRPITIGKLQQPLNLALFLVAIAAAVVIGLKTSSGGADWWWIIVLLVAAGALGVFVVLPIGGADMPVVISLLNALTGLSAAAAGLALDNIALVVAGMIVGASGTILTNLMAKAMNRSIPSIVAGGFGGGGGVAGAAGGDNSDKQAKATNPSDAAILLSYANQVIVVPGYGLAVAQAQHAVKDMAKILESKGVEVKYAIHPVAGRMPGHMNVLLAEADVPYEALKEMDEINDEFKRTDVAIVLGANDVTNPAARNDPSSPIHGMPVLNVDEAKSVIVVKRGMSSGFAGIDNPLFYAPNTTMLFGDAKKVVGELIDELKAL; encoded by the coding sequence ATGGGTCTGACAGGACCGAAGACCGCTGTGCGCGGCAACTACATCGCGGCGGTCGGCATGGTCCTCGCTGTGGTGGCCACGCTGGTCAAGATCTACCCGACCGCGACCAAGCTCGCCTGGGTCGTGATCGCGGCAGGGGCTGTCGTGGGGGTCGCGGGCGGCGTGCCGTCCGCGCTGAAAACCAAGATGACGGCGATGCCGCAGCTGGTGGCTTTCTTCAACGGCATGGGCGGCGGCACCGTCGCGCTCATCGCGTGGTCGGAGTTCATCACGAGCGAAGGTTTCTCGGACTCCGGGTCCGGCGCCGCGCAGATCGGCGGCTCGCTTTTCGGCGCGATCATTGGCTCGGTCTCCTTCTGGGGCTCGATCATCGCCTACGCGAAGCTGCAAGAGATCCTCTCAGGCCGTCCCATCACCATCGGCAAGCTCCAGCAACCGCTCAACCTGGCGCTGTTCTTGGTCGCCATCGCCGCCGCTGTGGTCATCGGCCTCAAGACGAGCTCGGGCGGAGCGGACTGGTGGTGGATCATCGTGCTGCTCGTGGCTGCGGGCGCGCTCGGCGTGTTCGTCGTGCTTCCCATCGGCGGCGCGGACATGCCTGTGGTGATTTCGCTGCTCAACGCGCTCACCGGCCTCTCCGCCGCAGCTGCGGGCCTTGCGTTGGACAACATCGCGTTGGTGGTCGCGGGCATGATCGTCGGAGCCTCGGGCACTATCCTCACCAACCTCATGGCCAAGGCTATGAACCGTTCGATCCCCTCCATCGTGGCGGGCGGTTTCGGCGGCGGTGGCGGCGTTGCCGGGGCAGCGGGCGGCGACAACAGCGACAAGCAGGCCAAGGCCACCAACCCCTCGGACGCGGCGATTTTGCTTTCGTACGCGAACCAGGTCATCGTCGTCCCCGGCTACGGTCTGGCTGTCGCGCAGGCGCAGCACGCCGTGAAGGACATGGCGAAGATCCTGGAGAGCAAAGGCGTCGAGGTCAAATACGCCATCCACCCGGTGGCGGGCCGTATGCCAGGGCATATGAACGTGCTTCTCGCCGAGGCGGATGTGCCGTACGAGGCCCTCAAAGAGATGGACGAGATCAACGACGAGTTCAAACGGACCGACGTCGCGATCGTCCTCGGGGCCAACGACGTCACCAACCCGGCGGCGCGCAACGACCCGAGCTCGCCGATCCACGGCATGCCCGTGCTCAATGTGGACGAGGCCAAGTCGGTCATCGTGGTCAAGCGCGGTATGAGCTCGGGTTTCGCCGGGATCGACAACCCCTTGTTCTACGCTCCCAACACCACCATGCTCTTCGGCGACGCGAAGAAAGTGGTCGGCGAGCTGATCGATGAGCTCAAAGCGCTCTGA
- a CDS encoding YlxR family protein, with product MADRHPQRAGPGSREKGRSGPQRFVTLPSGRTNFSIGPKRSMMNSRFFDRPGPSAPHVPIRTCVGCRQRMPASALLRTAIVRQEASEVLVLDFSRRLGGRGAWVCPKSACVLAAGRKKAFARALRHPGTVDCSAVLDEVAAIEEQTK from the coding sequence ATGGCGGATCGACATCCGCAGCGAGCAGGACCCGGAAGTCGCGAGAAAGGCCGCAGCGGACCGCAGCGTTTCGTGACACTCCCGAGCGGCCGAACCAACTTTTCAATCGGACCGAAGAGGAGTATGATGAATTCTCGGTTCTTCGACCGTCCTGGTCCGTCAGCGCCGCATGTGCCCATACGCACATGCGTGGGGTGTCGGCAGCGGATGCCTGCCTCGGCTTTGCTGAGGACTGCCATCGTGCGGCAAGAAGCCTCTGAGGTCCTCGTGTTGGATTTCAGCAGGCGCTTGGGCGGACGAGGAGCCTGGGTTTGCCCGAAGTCGGCGTGCGTGTTGGCGGCTGGGCGGAAAAAGGCCTTCGCAAGAGCATTGCGCCACCCCGGAACTGTCGATTGTTCGGCTGTGCTGGACGAGGTCGCCGCGATTGAGGAGCAAACGAAATGA
- a CDS encoding NAD(P) transhydrogenase subunit alpha, translating into MAQALSDGASRLTLGVVRETGHDERRVALVPKIASIWTAKGLNVVVEPGAGLGSLIPDALYTEAGAEIGDPWSADVVVKVAPPTPEEIAKLRSGSTFIGFLAPRTATENIAKLDAQGVRAYAIEAIPRISRAQVMDGLSSQANVSGYKAVLLGASLLTRFYPMLTTAAGTVKPATVLVLGVGVAGLQALATAKRLGARTTGYDVRPEVADQVRSVGAQWLDLGIEAAGEGGYARELTDAEKAQQQQALEDAIKGFDVVITTALVPGRPAPRLVTAAAVEGMRPGSVVVDLAGETGGNCELTEPGQTVVKHEVTIASPLNLPATMPEHASELYSRNISALLELLVKKSEDGALRLDPDFSDEVLAKSIVAGAPAAASISA; encoded by the coding sequence ATGGCGCAAGCTCTATCTGACGGAGCGTCCCGCCTGACGCTCGGCGTCGTCCGAGAGACCGGGCACGACGAGCGCAGAGTGGCACTCGTGCCGAAGATCGCGAGCATTTGGACTGCCAAGGGCCTCAACGTCGTCGTCGAGCCTGGGGCTGGACTCGGATCGCTCATCCCGGACGCGCTCTACACCGAAGCCGGCGCCGAGATCGGCGACCCTTGGTCCGCCGACGTCGTCGTGAAGGTGGCCCCGCCGACCCCCGAGGAGATCGCGAAACTGAGAAGCGGATCGACTTTTATCGGTTTCCTGGCGCCGCGCACCGCGACAGAGAACATCGCCAAGCTCGACGCTCAGGGCGTGCGCGCCTACGCGATCGAGGCGATTCCCCGTATCTCGCGCGCGCAGGTCATGGACGGGCTTTCGTCCCAGGCCAACGTCTCAGGCTATAAAGCTGTGCTGCTCGGCGCGTCCCTGCTCACCCGGTTCTACCCGATGCTCACCACCGCCGCGGGCACCGTGAAGCCCGCAACGGTCCTGGTGCTCGGGGTCGGCGTCGCTGGTTTGCAGGCCCTGGCCACCGCGAAGCGCCTCGGAGCCCGAACCACCGGCTACGACGTGCGCCCGGAGGTGGCCGACCAAGTCCGCTCCGTCGGCGCGCAGTGGCTGGACCTCGGCATCGAGGCGGCGGGCGAGGGCGGCTACGCCCGCGAGCTCACCGATGCGGAGAAGGCGCAACAGCAACAAGCGCTGGAGGACGCGATCAAGGGCTTTGACGTGGTGATCACGACCGCGCTGGTGCCGGGCCGTCCGGCTCCGCGCCTGGTCACCGCGGCGGCTGTCGAAGGGATGCGCCCCGGCAGCGTGGTCGTGGACCTGGCTGGGGAGACCGGCGGCAACTGCGAGCTCACGGAGCCAGGCCAGACCGTGGTCAAGCACGAGGTGACGATCGCGTCGCCGCTGAACCTCCCGGCCACCATGCCCGAGCACGCGAGCGAGCTGTACTCCCGCAACATCTCGGCACTGCTCGAACTGCTCGTCAAGAAGTCCGAGGACGGGGCGCTGCGCCTCGACCCCGACTTCTCCGACGAAGTTTTGGCCAAGTCCATTGTGGCGGGCGCGCCCGCTGCTGCGTCCATTTCTGCATAA